The following proteins are encoded in a genomic region of Eulemur rufifrons isolate Redbay chromosome 18, OSU_ERuf_1, whole genome shotgun sequence:
- the GPX5 gene encoding epididymal secretory glutathione peroxidase isoform X3, translating into MTAQLRVRYLFSLLLAGFMQTNPKSEKVKMDCYKDVKGTIFDYEAFAINGNEHIQFNRYVGKHVLFVNVATYCGLTAQYPELNALQEELKPSGLVVLGFPCNQFGKQEPGDNKEILPGLKYVRPGGGFVPNFQLFEKGDVNGEKEQKIFTFLKNSCPHPSEILASYRYISWEPIKVHDVRWNFEKFLVGPNGVPVMRWSHRATVSTVKSDILAYLKQSKTK; encoded by the exons ATGACTGCACAGTTGAGAGTCAGGTATCTTTTCTCGCTTCTCCTAGCTGGCTTCATGCAAACAAATCCCAAGTCGGAAAAGGTGAAG ATGGATTGCTACAAAGATGTGAAAGGCACCATCTTCGACTATGAAGCCTTTGCTATTAATGGAAATGAACACATTCAGTTCAACCGGTATGTGGGCAAGCATGTCCTGTTTGTCAACGTGGCCACCTATTGTGGTCTGACAGCTCAATATCCTG AACTAAATGCACTCCAGGAGGAGCTGAAGCCCTCTGGCCTAGTTGTGTTGGGCTTTCCCTGCAACCAGTTTGGAAAGCAAGAACCAGGAGACAACAAAGAGATTCTCCCCGGACTCAA GTACGTCCGCCCAGGGGGAGGATTTGTACCTAATTTCCAGCTTTTTGAGAAAGGGGATGTGAATGgcgaaaaagaacagaaaatcttTACCTTCTTGAAG AACTCCTGTCCTCACCCCTCTGAGATTTTGGCCTCATACCGATATATCTCCTGGGAACCCATAAAAGTCCATGATGTCCGCTGGAACTTTGAGAAGTTCCTTGTGGGGCCCAATGGAGTCCCCGTCATGCGCTGGTCCCACCGGGCTACAGTCAGCACGGTCAAGTCAGACATCCTGGCATACTTGAAGCAATCCAAAACTAAATAG
- the GPX5 gene encoding epididymal secretory glutathione peroxidase isoform X1, producing MTAQLRVRYLFSLLLAGFMQTNPKSEKMDCYKDVKGTIFDYEAFAINGNEHIQFNRYVGKHVLFVNVATYCGLTAQYPELNALQEELKPSGLVVLGFPCNQFGKQEPGDNKEILPGLKYVRPGGGFVPNFQLFEKGDVNGEKEQKIFTFLKNSCPHPSEILASYRYISWEPIKVHDVRWNFEKFLVGPNGVPVMRWSHRATVSTVKSDILAYLKQSKTK from the exons ATGACTGCACAGTTGAGAGTCAGGTATCTTTTCTCGCTTCTCCTAGCTGGCTTCATGCAAACAAATCCCAAGTCGGAAAAG ATGGATTGCTACAAAGATGTGAAAGGCACCATCTTCGACTATGAAGCCTTTGCTATTAATGGAAATGAACACATTCAGTTCAACCGGTATGTGGGCAAGCATGTCCTGTTTGTCAACGTGGCCACCTATTGTGGTCTGACAGCTCAATATCCTG AACTAAATGCACTCCAGGAGGAGCTGAAGCCCTCTGGCCTAGTTGTGTTGGGCTTTCCCTGCAACCAGTTTGGAAAGCAAGAACCAGGAGACAACAAAGAGATTCTCCCCGGACTCAA GTACGTCCGCCCAGGGGGAGGATTTGTACCTAATTTCCAGCTTTTTGAGAAAGGGGATGTGAATGgcgaaaaagaacagaaaatcttTACCTTCTTGAAG AACTCCTGTCCTCACCCCTCTGAGATTTTGGCCTCATACCGATATATCTCCTGGGAACCCATAAAAGTCCATGATGTCCGCTGGAACTTTGAGAAGTTCCTTGTGGGGCCCAATGGAGTCCCCGTCATGCGCTGGTCCCACCGGGCTACAGTCAGCACGGTCAAGTCAGACATCCTGGCATACTTGAAGCAATCCAAAACTAAATAG
- the GPX5 gene encoding epididymal secretory glutathione peroxidase isoform X2 yields the protein MTAQLRVRYLFSLLLAGFMQTNPKSEKVKMDCYKDVKGTIFDYEAFAINGNEHIQFNRYVGKHVLFVNVATYCGLTAQYPGTSAQGEDLYLISSFLRKGM from the exons ATGACTGCACAGTTGAGAGTCAGGTATCTTTTCTCGCTTCTCCTAGCTGGCTTCATGCAAACAAATCCCAAGTCGGAAAAGGTGAAG ATGGATTGCTACAAAGATGTGAAAGGCACCATCTTCGACTATGAAGCCTTTGCTATTAATGGAAATGAACACATTCAGTTCAACCGGTATGTGGGCAAGCATGTCCTGTTTGTCAACGTGGCCACCTATTGTGGTCTGACAGCTCAATATCCTG GTACGTCCGCCCAGGGGGAGGATTTGTACCTAATTTCCAGCTTTTTGAGAAAGGGGATGTGA